In the Panthera uncia isolate 11264 chromosome D2, Puncia_PCG_1.0, whole genome shotgun sequence genome, one interval contains:
- the NPY4R2 gene encoding neuropeptide Y receptor type 4-2 encodes MNISHFLALLLPGSPQGQNRSRSRSIPYNFSDHCQDSLDPMVFIVVSYSIETIVGVLGNLCLICVTIRQKEKTNVTNLLIANLAFSDFLMCLICQPLTAIYTIMDYWVFGEALCKMSAFIQCMSVTVSILSLVLVALERHQLIINPTGWKPSISQAYLGIVVIWLIACLLSLPFLVNSVLENVFHKNHSKAVEFLLDKVVCTESWPLYHHRIIYTTSLLLFQYCMPLAFILVCYVRIYRHLRKRKRVFRKGTYSSRAWQMKRINGILVAMVVAFAVLWLPLHVFNSLEDWYHEAIPICYGNLIFLVCHLLAMASTCVNPFIYGFLNTNFKKEIKALVLTCQQSAPVEEYEHLPLSTVHTEVSKGSLRLSGRSNPI; translated from the coding sequence ATGAACATCTCTCACTTCCTGGCCTTGCTGCTCCCGGGATCCCCACAGGGTCAAAACAGGAGCAGGTCAAGGAGCATTCCATACAACTTCTCTGACCACTGCCAGGATTCTCTGGACCCGATGGTCTTTATTGTTGTCTCTTATAGCATCGAGACTATTGTGGGGGTCCTGGGCAACCTCTGCTTGATATGTGTGACCAttaggcagaaagagaagaccaATGTGACCAACCTGCTCATTGCCAACctggctttctctgactttctCATGTGCCTCATCTGCCAACCACTCACGGCCATATACACTATTATGGACTACTGGGTCTTTGGGGAGGCCCTTTGCAAGATGTCAGCATTCATCCAGTGTATGTCGGTGACAGTCTCCATCCTTTCGCTTGTCCTTGTGGCCCTGGAGAGGCATCAGCTCATCATCAACCCAACAGGCTGGAAGCCCAGCATCTCCCAGGCCTACCTGGGGATTGTGGTCATCTGGCTCAtcgcctgccttctctccctgcccttcctggtcAACAGTGTCCTAGAGAATGTCTTTCACAAGAACCACTCCAAGGCTGTGGAGTTTCTGTTAGATAAGGTGGTCTGTACAGAGTCCTGGCCACTGTACCACCACCGCATCATCTACACCACCTCCCTGCTGCTCTTCCAGTACTGCATGCCCCTGGCCTTCATCCTGGTCTGCTACGTCCGCATCTACCGGCACCTGCGGAAGAGGAAGCGGGTGTTCCGCAAGGGCACCTACAGCTCGCGGGCTTGGCAGATGAAGAGGATCAATGGCATCCTTGTGGCGATGGTGGTTGCCTTTGCCGTGCTCTGGCTGCCGCTGCATGTGTTCAACAGTCTAGAGGACTGGTACCATGAGGCCATCCCCATCTGTTATGGCAACTTAATCTTCTTGGTGTGCCATCTGCTTGCCATGGCCTCTACCTGTGTCAACCCTTTCATTTATGGCTTTCTCAACACCAACTTCAAGAAGGAGATCAAGGCCTTGGTGCTGACATGTCAGCAGAGTGCCCCCGTGGAAGAGTATGAGCATCTGCCCCTATCCACAGTGCACACGGAAGTCTCCAAAGGGTCTCTGAGGCTCAGTGGCAGGTCCAACCCCATTTAG